The Oscillospiraceae bacterium sequence TGACGGAAATTATCCGATCAAAGTCACTCCCGGTTCGAAGACGCGTTTTGAATAACAGATAAAAGAGATTATATAACAGCGAGGAAAAATTTATGGAAAAGAATTTCGAGAGACCGTCATTTCCGAAAAGAGCGGTCATCACTGCCGGAATGCCGTATGGAAACAAAGAACTGCATTTCGGTCATGTGGGCGGCGTGTTCGTCCATGCCGATGTGTTCGCACGCTTTTTGAGGGATCGGCTCGGTGCGGAAAATGTCATTTTCGTTTCAGGAACAGACTGCTACGGTGCGGCAATCGAGATCGGTTACGAAAAAGAAAAAAGCAACGGCTTCGAGGGCACTATTCAGGATTATGTCGCCGGAAACCACGACAATCAAGCTCAGACCCTTTCCGAATATCAAATTTCCTTAAACCTTTTCGGCGCATCCGCGCTCGGTGAGGGCGGCAGAATCCATACTGCGCTTTCCGCTGAAATTTTCAATCAGTTATACAAAGATAAAAAATTAAAATTGGAATCGACGCTCCAGTTTTTCGACGAGGAAAAGCAGGTTTTTTTAAACGGCAGACAAGTCACAGGGCGCTGCCCGATTCAGGGGTGCAAATCCGAAATTGCTTATGCCGACGAGTGCGCACTCGGGCACCAATATAGTCCTTCGGAACTGATTGCGCCGATCAGTGTATTATCAAACAAACCCCCGGTGCAGGTTCCGGTCAGCAACTGGTTCATCAATCTCCCCGCCTATCAAAAAGTGATGGAAAAGGCGCTGGAGGATTGGTCAAAAATGCCCTGCTGCCGCAAGGTCTTGACTGATGTTATCCGGGAGTTTTTGAAAAAGCCCTGCATCTATATCAAAAAAGAACTGGTCGAACAAGTTAAATCGCTCGAAGGTATGCCGCCTTTTGAATTTTCGGAGGAGGAACAAAAGGCCTCTGTCGCTTTGGTTGTCGAGAATCTGGAATGTAGGGACAAAGCAGTCGCAGTGTTATCCGCAAATGGTATGCGTTATCGCACCGGAAAGACCCTCGTCCCGTTCCGGCTCTCCGGAAACGTCAAATGGGGCGTACCCGTTCCCGATGTCAAAGAGACCTCGAATCTGACCTTCTGGGTGTGGCCGGAGTCCCTTTGGGCGCCGATTTCGTTTACCAAGGCGGTGCTCGATGACGGCACTGAGGGCAGGGAATGGGAAAAATGGTGGAAATCCGACGATGCGCAGGTGTATCAGTTCATCGGTGAAGACAATATCTATTTTTACGGCATCGCCGAGATTATCCTGTTTTATTTGCTAGGGAATTCAATCCGCTTACCTGTCATTGTTCCGAATCACCATCTACTGTACGGAAAGACAAAAGCGTCAAGCAGCGGGGAGATCAAGCCCCCAAAAGCATCGCAGCTGCTGGATTATTACACTTCCGAACAACTGCGCATGCACTTTTTGAACGCGAGCATGGCGGAGCGGAGCATCGGATTCGAGCCGAAGCCGTTTTTGTTCCCGAATCAAGAGGGTTACGACACCGTGTTAAACGAGGGAAATCTGCTCACCAACGTCTTCAACCGTCTGGTGCGCTCCTGCTTTTACACAGTTCAAAAATATGAGGAAGGCATATACCCCTCAGGTGCTGTCAGCGACGAAATCAAACAAAAATCCGACGAGGTCATTTTGCAGTACGAAAAGTTTATGTCCGAACTCAGCTTCGATAAGATTTTCGAGCTTTTAAACATTTATGTACGCGACGCCAATAAGGACTGGTCGGTGCGCTGCAAATCCGAGAACCCGGCGGATATCGATCAGCTCTTGATCGATTCGTTTCATATCGTCCGAGTGATGGCAGCATTACTCCATCCCATTGCGCCGTCGGGCTGCGAAATGATCCGTGACTATCTGCGGGTGGACGAAAGCATCTGGGACTGGCAGTACATTTTCGAACCGCTGAACTTTTTCGTGAAACCCGGCCATCAATTCGTGTTCCTCGAGCCCAAAGTGGATTTTTTCAAAAAGCACTCGTCGCAGATATAAAAATATCAGGCCACCCGTTAGGGGTGACCTGATTTGTTATATTATTTTCATTTAGAAGATCGAATTCATTCGATCTTTTAACCCCGTTGTATTGCAATGGGGACGGCGGTTTCACCGCCGTGAAAAGTCGTAAAATATTGATTTGTAAAAACGATTGCGCGTTTTTATACGCGTCTATGATGCGTTTTAAAAAGTAGATTTTCTACTTTTTAAATAAAAATCAATATTATAATGCTACGCCGTTCAGGCTGTAGTCAGCCTCCTGAGTTTCGGCGAGTCCGAAACTGATGCTCAGCGCGTGGTCGACTTTCTGCATTGAGAAGTCGTTCAATCGGCCCATACGTTCACGCAGCCGCTGTTTATCGATGGTGCGGATCTGTTCCAACAAGATAATCGAATTCTTTGAAAGTCCGCAGTCCTCGGCATCCAACTCGATGTGCGTCGGTAATTTGGCCTTCGTACGCTGACTGGTGATAGCCGCCGCGATGACGGTCGGGGAGAATCGGTTTCCGATATCGTTTTGGACGATCAACACCGGACGGATTCCGCCTTGCTCCGATCCAACGACCGGGCTCAAATCGGCGTAATAGATGTCCCCTCGTTTGACGCTCATTGATATTCACGCTCCCAACAGGATTGTCTTCCGGACAAGTGCATAAGTTTGACGCTTATCACACAACTATTTTTGCCGCGGTTTTGGCGTGTTATACCTTTACCGGAAAAAATATGGGGGCTGTCATAGTATATTGGAAAAGCAGTGCTTTTGCGCCTTGCGATGATAAATATATAAAAGGCAGCTGCGAACTGCTAAATCCGGTCGCAAAATTAAACGGGGGGATTAACTATGAATGTGTTGATCGTCTATTGCCACCCGAATCCAAGGCTTCGGAGGCGCTGATGGCGCAGAGCCGCATGAATTCCGAGGTATCAAGCACAGTTACCAGCCGATAAAGTTCAATTTTTATAAAACCGAAATCCTTCGCTTGTGTGCCGTATACGGCATGCTGCTTAGGATGACAGAAACCGCTGC is a genomic window containing:
- a CDS encoding class I tRNA ligase family protein, which encodes MEKNFERPSFPKRAVITAGMPYGNKELHFGHVGGVFVHADVFARFLRDRLGAENVIFVSGTDCYGAAIEIGYEKEKSNGFEGTIQDYVAGNHDNQAQTLSEYQISLNLFGASALGEGGRIHTALSAEIFNQLYKDKKLKLESTLQFFDEEKQVFLNGRQVTGRCPIQGCKSEIAYADECALGHQYSPSELIAPISVLSNKPPVQVPVSNWFINLPAYQKVMEKALEDWSKMPCCRKVLTDVIREFLKKPCIYIKKELVEQVKSLEGMPPFEFSEEEQKASVALVVENLECRDKAVAVLSANGMRYRTGKTLVPFRLSGNVKWGVPVPDVKETSNLTFWVWPESLWAPISFTKAVLDDGTEGREWEKWWKSDDAQVYQFIGEDNIYFYGIAEIILFYLLGNSIRLPVIVPNHHLLYGKTKASSSGEIKPPKASQLLDYYTSEQLRMHFLNASMAERSIGFEPKPFLFPNQEGYDTVLNEGNLLTNVFNRLVRSCFYTVQKYEEGIYPSGAVSDEIKQKSDEVILQYEKFMSELSFDKIFELLNIYVRDANKDWSVRCKSENPADIDQLLIDSFHIVRVMAALLHPIAPSGCEMIRDYLRVDESIWDWQYIFEPLNFFVKPGHQFVFLEPKVDFFKKHSSQI
- a CDS encoding type II toxin-antitoxin system PemK/MazF family toxin, which produces MSVKRGDIYYADLSPVVGSEQGGIRPVLIVQNDIGNRFSPTVIAAAITSQRTKAKLPTHIELDAEDCGLSKNSIILLEQIRTIDKQRLRERMGRLNDFSMQKVDHALSISFGLAETQEADYSLNGVAL